CATCTCCAAAATGTGTTACCATTTTTAACCAAAAAACTCATGAAAGAGAGAACAAGAGTGCACACGCCATTCATAATAGAAATTCCAAATAAAGTATTTCAAATGTGACATACTCCATTCTTGGAAGTTAGATGCAGTACTCAATAAGTTGCATATAAGTGTTTCATTTTACTAAAATGTGCCTTATTGAGATAGTTATAACACCATTATTCAGGCTTCTTTGCAGCAGTTATAGCTACACGAATGCAAAACGAAAACTGGAAACAAGTCACATATTTCATTTAGAAGTCCAATTCTTTCCTAAAAATGGGTTACATACTTACATATGTTGCATCAACAGGTAACAAAGAACGCTGAACAGCGAAAATTTATGGCTTGCCATGACAAGAAAAAATTAAACTTGTTGAGCTGATATAATATCAAAGAATGTGAAAATGACTTCCAGACACCACTTGGCATAAGTCTAACGaacaaaaaaatgaatgatcgCAGCTAAGTAGTCTGCAAGctgaaagaaagaaacaaaatgTTTATATCAAAAACCTTAAACAGGAATTGATCAGCCAAATGGAAGTAATAAAAGTAATCCATATACTCCCTCCTTTCCATATTGACAAGTCATTTTGACTTTTCTAATACATTTAAGAATTAAGTATCTGGATATAAATTACGTTTGCATACCCTTGACTATAATGTAGTAGAAAAGTTAAAACAACTTATGAATAGGGAATGGAGGGTGTATTAGATTTCTTCCATTTGATTGTGTTTGACATGTGTATGCAAGAATGATGTGGCATGTGAAAATTTCACCTGAGTTGGAATACTTTTTCCAGTTTGACCTTCAATAACTAGGCCTGCCGCGAGACCAATCATTGCCCATGCTCCATTAATTGCCTCAATTTGGCGCCGCCTCTACATTCAACACATCAGGTTAGTGAGAAATGAGGAACATGATTTTAGTAGAGTTAGAGTTAGATATCTTAATTTCTGTCAGCATTGATTGACATACAAGGGGAAGCAACATAATTTGAAAGTTCTTTCTATAGTTCTACATTAGTTGAAATTTGACAATAACAACAACCAAATATAAGACAACTTTCACCTTGAGTTTCTCTTTTGCTTTAATTCTTTCCATTTGCCTGGCAGCCAATCGCTTGGCCTCGACAGGATCAACCATTATCACATCTTTATTTGAACCTTCCTTTCCTGAAGACACCTGTGTAATTAATATGAAAAAATGATGATCTCAATATAGGAAagccaaaaaaataaataaacaaataaatcaaagaATGTTCAAAAGAGTTGCTGTAATTTCCGTATGCATGAAAAGTTTTAGCAAGAACTTACAATAATTTGTTTACTGCCCAAAAAATGGGAATAAAGAATCAGCGTTGTATACTGATTTACATAAATTCTGAATGTGTAAGTTAGTTGCTAGTTTACATTTTACAAGATGTAACACTTTAGCCTAAAGCTCATAAAGCTTAAAATCCACTATATCATTTCAGAAGAAGATAGCACCCCTTATTTTCTCAGAGAAAGCTAGAAGGCATCAAGAaaggaatattttatttataaacatACACGTAAATACCCTCACATGAACCAAAAGTATTTCTACAAAACTAAGAATGTTTCACTTTTATTCCACAGTTCTCTCCATGGAGCAAGTATATTGGACGTTAACAGTAAAGTCAGAAGTTATAAACTTATAATCAGTTCTGCATAACTCTCTATGTATGAAGCAGGAAGTCTACACTTTTTATGCATACATTAGGATTAGCCAGAATTCGAAATGCTTGACCCCTGGTTCTATTCGCGGCTATGCCTGCATCTTGCTCTCTTCTCCAACCCCACCTAAAACAAGGAGGTGAATCTCATTAACATAACAATTTGTGATTCAGATTTTCCTCCATTCAGAGAGAAAATTGTTGGATTTTCTGTTAGAATGGACTGAACTTTCTTGTGCTTTTTTTCCTATATTAAGATCAATTCTCTCTGCCTCTGCACGATATAACATGTATGTATTCCATATCAACACATTGTGATATATGTGGCCCATTAATATTATGCTAATATTATCAAAACAGAACAGGAAATGGAAGTCCAAGCTGTTCTGATATacatatttagttattttattcaCACCTAACCCAAAAATCTAGATGGAGTTAGGAAATTACTGAATttgaaatatattatttttcgtACCCCAAGTCTTGCCTATTCTACTTTTGGCATGAAAAATTGGATGCACAAGTGCAAGAAGGTTATGGCTTATAAAACGATGATAAATAATTAGAGCTAAAGTTAGGCAGATTCGACAAGCTTAATTCCGAAAGTTGAAGTCGAAGGAAGTGAAAGCATAGATTGCAAGTTCAAAGCTTCAACATTTAGATGAATTTAAGCTGCAATAAGGTAAAAGCAAAGGAAATCATAGACGAGAgaggaacaaagagaaaacgaaaagaaggaagaaggaagagaggTACCTGAAAAGAGGAAGGGGCtgaaggtggtggtggtgagCGTTGGAAGGGAGAAGGTAAGCGTTCAGTGGTGGAAGAATGGTTGACGCCATCGCTTtgttctcttcctctttctgTGGCCCTCTCCTCTTtatctcttcctcttctctttctcaCTGCTCCTTTCAgcttatttgaaaaaaataaaataaaacaaggGGTTAACTTAAAAAAACGTTTTAGAATTATTTAAACCAACACTCGGAATTTTATTatccacaaaaatatttttaaataattttaaaatacaacaaaaatatttaatagtaatatatatttttagacaatggcttaaaaatttaattttaatacaattttttataagtataattataaaaataaaatattatttaaatttggtaattttttgttaattgtattttttgtaatttttttattaacaattaataatttttttaaaaaatcacaaaaaatatcaatttaacaaaaaatcaccaaaatttaaaaataataatatctcatttttctaattatgattgcaaaaaattgcatcaaaattcactctctaatgtatttttcaaaaaatacatatttaatgttaaaatttttacaagattatctaacattaaatatatatttctaaaaaaatatattagagattgaattttgatgcgaTTTTTTATaagcatgattagaaaaatgagatattattatccttaaaatttggtgatttttcattaagtatatatttttgtgtaatttttttattaacaaccaataatacttttaaaaaattacaaatatatatatatatatatatatatatacttagcaaaaaaagtcagcaaactttaaaaataataatatctcaattttctaattattattgCAAAAAATCGCATTAAAATTCAATATTTAAgacattttttgaaaatatatatttactgttAGATATTTTTGTCacgtttttaaattatttaaaaatatttttgtcaataataaaatttaggtaCATTTTTTGTAGCGTTTGAATAATTCATGAGTTGGTGGTTAACCCTAAAAAAAACTcatattattcaaaaatttattttgctTCACTTCCtcaaaactaaaaactaataataagaatttaattttaatataatattagaataaaataattttatgaatgtatctaattatcttttattgatagtataaataataaaaataaatataattgtaCAATTATATAAAACGTTTTATATTATCAATTacaacaaaattaataaatttttataacaaattttaaatatttaataattatttttttatatttttaaattaaatattaatttttaacttttttttaataaattaaacaaatacTTTTAGCACAATAGCAATCACCTAATATAAACCTCATATATATGGAAGCACATACAAATTAATCTTTAATAACGCAATGTTTTTCTCTTATTAATGAGAAATTGCTTATTTACTAAATTAATGAGAGATTATGTTTGAAATGTAATATAGCCTTTAAAAATTTCCAGTCTCATTATTTGTAGTTTTGTACACAAATATTTTGGTCCTTATTATTTAGATTAATATACggttattataatttaaataaatatacacTTTAGTTATATAAgatttaattgatataatacatttaattttttttggacacaatacatttaataatttcattattattttttttgtcttgaAATAATTTCATTAATTTGAGTGTTATTTAGGCTacgtttaaaaaaaaatttgagattgAAAGACAAAAATTGAGAGACGGAGATTAAATTAAGTATTTGTATTATATTTGACATAAAATATACAAGATTGAGTTATGTCTTAATATCatgtttaatttaaaataaatataaaaattataagatcaatttaaaattttaaaaattaaataaaattattttaaaaaaatattattaaaattttgatatttatttttaaaatattcaatcATGAGTCCcatttgaaaatattaaaaggactaaaattttatatgttggaactgaaattttaattctatcacTAAATACAATACTTAACTCCAGTCCTTCAATCCCATTTTCAGTTTCAAAATACAaatgtaaattattttttttatcagttGAATTAAACATCTTCCAACTTTAAACATTATCTATACACCACACATTCATATAGACTACATGAATTCATTTTTTCTCCTgtgaaatttgaatttggatgTGGTTATTTAGAAGGCATATGATATGTCAACCAAGGCTCTAAGCCTTACCGTCAGGACTCAGgagtcctttttttttttggggggttGAGAGTTCTTATTTGTTGTTTTCGGTCTTACAGAGTCCTTACAAATATGGGCCATAAGGTTTAGGTTATAACGGGCCTCACTCCAAAAGAATTTCATAGGCCGGATTGGGTCTAATGGGCCTGAAATTTTTCACAGAGAAAAAGGCTGTGGAAGAAGAATATTCAATCAAGTTTGAAGTAACTTAAGTCCAAAAAAAAGGATTGAAGTAACTTACAAATGTGGAATGATGACCGTGACCAAGAAAGCCTATGAATCCAAAAACATTTTGCTAATTCATCAAGCAAAAATGGAAGGGTATTATAGTAATATTTGATGAACGGAGAGCTTAGTCGGCTAGTCCCTCCCCTGAAGGGTGAAGGCTGAAGCTGAATCAGTTATTTAATTTAGCAAAGTGGTGAATCGTAGGGCCTCCATTATTTAATTTAGAAAAACGTCATGGTCCACCTCCGTCCTTTGTTTGCTTTTGCTATCACTCACTAGTCACTCCACTTGTTGTTTCATTCTCACTTTTAATTAGAGTCAAACAGTTCCCATAAGTTTGAATAGTAAGCAAACTTAACAAACGAATAAGCTTTGCCGCTTTGCAAACACACACGCACACACAGTTAGAGAGGGTGTCATAACGATGATAGTTTTCGCTGCTTAAAGTGTCTATACAACtacaaaagaataataataataataataataataataataataataataataataataatacataggTGCTGTCTCTCTCTGTGGCTTTGTTTTTAGTGTGGCTATAATGGCTTATAAGTTTTGGaccaataaaaaaaagacaCATGATAGATTAATTTACATGTGAAAAAACTTTTGATTAAGGTAAAGGGACGATAAATGTAATAAATAAGATGGTAAATGTTTATGTGAgtattttattttggtgaatATTATAGTATTTAAAAGGTGGTGTTTATTTACTAAACAAACTTTaaagttattatttaatttaaaattataaaaataaacaattaaaaaaaattaaaatttattacaaaaaataaattagataaaatttagataaaaatttatagaCATCATAAAATTAGCTTTTTATTTTCAGGACATGATATTGGTCGGGTGACCTTACCCACACCAAGAAAAGAGAATCGAGTACAACCTAATTCACAAACAATCCATCTATGCTCACGCCTGAAGAATTGTGCCTATGATATACCTACTGTTCAAATTGATCCGTTGGTAAGGCAAGCACAAAGAGACATGGATAAAATCAAGGGCGGAGATATGAAAGCTATGACCTTCCcaaattttttatacaaaattagtagtacttttaaaaaaaaaaataaaaatagttcaaTTAGTTCAAATACTTTACTATGACATAAGTATTTAGGTTCAATTTTcatcttttgtttttattaactataataatttttaattttaaacatttAAAACATATTGGATTTAGACCGAACTGATTCAAttattaaagattttaaatcactaaaaattcgaaaaatatcattataaactattttatatttttatttgtaaaattatttatttattatcttattgGTAACAAACTTAgagaataattatatttaaaatttttaccccaaaattttgtttcaatcTCCCCCATTTCGAGTTCTCGTCGGCGGTAGTTTCACGGTATCCTCGGCTGGACGTTAGCTTGAAGACAAGGAGATGGAGATTTGGTCGCAGGGTACACAACTCTTCGATCCTTAGAATTGGAGTGGGGTGGCAGTGGCTTTCGTTGGCAGGAGCAGAACCTCCCCCACCAACAACGGTGATTGGAGGACCTATGGCAGAACAGTCTCCTTCTTCAACCTCAACGCCGATTTGTGCAATGAAGCTCAGATGAGAGGAAAATGTTGCTACACGCCTCTTTTTGGCCCATAGATGCGCCGTTGAAACGTTAGCGACATCGTTACTGCTACTTATTGGCGGTGACTTCTCCGGTTGGAGATATCAATGTTGGGAAAAGAATCAGTTGCGAATGATTCATTTGTGTATTACTAGTAGTATTATCCTTGTTTGGCAAGAAACCAAAGTTTCCAATCTTCTTTCGCCATCTCCGACGGGTCATGACAATACCATCTTTTCAATAGTACCTATACTATCATATTTCACTCACACTCTTTTTGTATTATCAATATCCATAAATAAACATacagttaaaattttttttttactatactATTTaatgttgaaaaaaaaatcaattataaaTGATTCATTTGTATATTATTAGTAGTATCATTTTTGTTTGGCAAAAAATCAGAATTTCCAGTCTTTCTTTACCATCTCCGACGGATCATGACAATATCATCGTTTTAATAGTATCTATACTATTAAATTACACTCACATTCTTTTTATATTATCAATATTCATAAATAAACATacagttaaaaaatttttttattatactttACATGTTAAGAGACTTTCTTCTCTTAAACATAACACTAACTATTTCAAACTATCATTCCAAATGTCAACATTATATTGGCTAGTCAAAAGATAGCCATTCTTAGGCATCAATATCTTGACCACGAGAGACTTGGCCTTAATACATATGCTTAGATATACAAATAATAAGAACCAAAATTACATGAGATGAAGAGAATCAAAGGGTAACAAGTTGGAGATGTTGATCAGGATTATGATCAGGTAAGGGTTCCTTAATTGGGTGGCGTTTTCTACAGTGAGAGTAAAACGCCGTCATGATCGCATAACTCCAAATCACCACAAATGCGTACGAAACTATCACTATCGCTTTTTCCTTAATTCCCGTTTCACCCTCCGCCGCCACCGCGTCCACCTTCCACCGGATCAGCCCCGAAACCGCCACGAACATCCCCGACAGCAA
Above is a genomic segment from Arachis stenosperma cultivar V10309 chromosome 1, arast.V10309.gnm1.PFL2, whole genome shotgun sequence containing:
- the LOC130937224 gene encoding uncharacterized protein LOC130937224, with the protein product MASTILPPLNAYLLPSNAHHHHLQPLPLFRWGWRREQDAGIAANRTRGQAFRILANPNVSSGKEGSNKDVIMVDPVEAKRLAARQMERIKAKEKLKRRRQIEAINGAWAMIGLAAGLVIEGQTGKSIPTQLADYLAAIIHFFVR